The proteins below come from a single Treponema phagedenis genomic window:
- a CDS encoding MFS transporter produces the protein MNIGIVYCLFFLIYGLINTYLALLLRSMGYDSGEIGLLLGVFETAGAVLPLLVSAKIDTNGKYGLALVLLGIISATALLPLISFSFIILTVVCLCLFALGTKGAVPLLDSFTAKRLGDKSSDYGKIRALGSLGFVSMTLFLQFTSVIRQDNIASIIIGFAVSGSIFTCSLFFLKDIFVPLPVPKRENTGKNIFSFFLKKDADSAERFSKSFWFGLFLIFLGFLGMVPSQRFFSLYVEEYLHLQSYAGLWALSAMAEIPLMFLSGKFIRKFGIPKLIIFVLLTISIRNLTYIAIPTFTGAVIAQLMHAFNFGLFHPVAVLFCVIHAPKKAASLGMTLYSVAAVGLAYIIGSILGGYIIQFFGYPALFGVFSLFPFIGIVLALTSNLLT, from the coding sequence ATGAATATAGGCATTGTATATTGTCTGTTTTTTTTGATATACGGATTAATTAATACGTATCTTGCCCTTTTATTACGCTCTATGGGATATGACAGCGGAGAGATCGGTTTATTGCTCGGCGTTTTTGAAACTGCGGGGGCTGTTTTACCGCTTTTGGTGAGTGCAAAAATTGATACAAACGGCAAATACGGTCTTGCGCTGGTTTTGCTTGGCATTATTTCCGCTACGGCTTTATTACCGCTTATCAGCTTTTCTTTTATCATATTAACAGTTGTCTGTCTTTGTCTGTTTGCTCTGGGCACGAAAGGTGCGGTTCCCCTGCTGGATTCTTTTACTGCAAAGCGATTAGGGGATAAAAGCAGTGATTACGGAAAAATTCGTGCGCTTGGTTCTCTGGGGTTTGTGTCCATGACGCTGTTTTTGCAGTTTACATCGGTTATTCGTCAAGATAATATTGCCTCAATTATTATCGGTTTTGCGGTTAGTGGATCAATCTTTACATGCTCTCTTTTCTTTTTAAAAGATATTTTTGTACCGCTTCCCGTGCCTAAAAGAGAAAATACCGGCAAAAATATTTTTTCCTTTTTTCTTAAAAAAGATGCTGATTCGGCTGAACGTTTTAGCAAATCTTTTTGGTTTGGTTTATTTTTAATCTTTCTAGGTTTTCTCGGAATGGTGCCTTCGCAGCGTTTTTTTTCATTATATGTAGAAGAATACTTGCATTTACAATCTTACGCGGGGCTTTGGGCGCTTTCGGCGATGGCGGAAATTCCTTTGATGTTTTTGTCGGGAAAATTTATCAGAAAGTTCGGTATTCCAAAACTTATAATCTTTGTGCTCTTAACTATCAGTATCAGAAATCTTACCTATATCGCAATTCCAACCTTCACCGGAGCGGTTATTGCACAACTTATGCACGCATTTAATTTCGGACTTTTTCATCCGGTTGCGGTACTCTTTTGTGTTATACATGCGCCGAAAAAAGCGGCATCACTGGGAATGACTTTATACAGTGTGGCTGCGGTTGGGCTTGCGTATATTATCGGAAGCATTTTAGGAGGATATATTATTCAGTTTTTCGGCTATCCCGCACTTTTCGGAGTATTTAGTCTTTTCCCTTTTATCGGCATAGTGCTTGCATTAACCTCAAATTTGCTGACATAA
- a CDS encoding YraN family protein codes for MQKTHKLIGSAGEEAAANWLCEHGYTIITQNWRAETGEIDIIAEKEDMLAFVEVKTLPHTATEDLDIIISAKKRERISKTAKHFLQNNRQYKQMFARFDVIVIQSNPLKEETLKVLHLKNAFEDYV; via the coding sequence ATGCAAAAAACGCATAAGCTAATCGGCTCTGCCGGCGAAGAAGCTGCCGCAAACTGGCTTTGTGAGCATGGATACACGATTATTACGCAAAACTGGCGGGCTGAGACGGGTGAAATTGATATTATTGCAGAGAAAGAAGACATGCTCGCCTTTGTAGAGGTAAAAACTCTGCCCCATACGGCAACCGAAGATTTAGATATTATTATAAGTGCCAAAAAAAGAGAAAGGATAAGCAAAACCGCTAAACATTTTCTACAAAACAATCGACAATATAAACAGATGTTTGCACGTTTTGATGTGATTGTCATTCAGTCAAACCCGCTCAAAGAAGAGACGCTAAAAGTTTTACACTTAAAAAACGCATTTGAGGATTATGTATGA
- a CDS encoding HD-GYP domain-containing protein, protein MLKRIKTSDLQLGMSFSAPVFFDDEQNMLLNKKEPIGQRELNALKNWDVPFIVTEGTIIQNTATSSPDQIKKIEPLYSEIKDSFLAEDRKQTKKIKSEPEPRPREKLKQPAKPKAKILLLPQSLKSSSIYENYCAIIYELHDILKKIQKKEDLPIRPTDTIAEELYTLTENNTNDMLQLVLNSDVKDYPFAKVAVHTAILCIPIAKKLNLPSQRIKDLVISALLHDIGMQQIPEETLKKKENLTLQESQMITAHTQYAQKYITDTLLYTNIIAQSVLQHHERWDGQGYPNGLSGQAIDLGARIIAVADAYVAMLMPRAYRSAMSGYQAMKNLLADNARRFDPEVIKAMIQVIGIYPIGSLVIMNTGALARIIAASATTPLKPTIRILIDEEGKTFLSENGQIIDLAANKALFIVKPVNIYTHAKNA, encoded by the coding sequence TTGTTAAAACGAATAAAAACATCGGATTTGCAGCTAGGAATGAGCTTTTCGGCTCCGGTTTTCTTTGATGATGAGCAAAATATGCTTTTGAATAAGAAGGAGCCTATCGGACAAAGAGAGTTAAACGCACTAAAAAACTGGGATGTTCCCTTTATTGTTACTGAAGGAACCATCATCCAAAATACAGCTACTTCTTCCCCCGATCAAATAAAAAAAATTGAGCCTTTATATTCGGAGATTAAAGATTCTTTTTTAGCGGAAGACAGAAAACAAACAAAAAAAATTAAATCTGAACCCGAGCCGCGACCAAGAGAAAAACTAAAGCAGCCTGCAAAGCCGAAAGCAAAAATCCTACTTCTCCCTCAGTCTTTAAAAAGCAGTTCAATATATGAAAATTATTGTGCAATAATTTATGAGCTGCATGATATTTTAAAAAAAATACAAAAAAAAGAGGATCTGCCTATCCGGCCGACAGATACTATTGCAGAGGAACTTTATACATTAACGGAGAATAATACAAATGATATGCTACAGCTTGTATTAAACTCCGATGTAAAAGATTACCCGTTTGCAAAAGTTGCTGTTCATACTGCTATCCTCTGTATTCCGATTGCAAAAAAATTAAACCTGCCTTCGCAACGGATAAAAGATTTAGTTATCTCCGCACTCTTACATGATATTGGTATGCAGCAAATTCCCGAAGAAACATTGAAGAAAAAAGAGAATCTCACTCTGCAAGAAAGCCAAATGATCACCGCCCACACGCAATATGCTCAAAAATATATTACCGACACCTTATTATACACCAATATTATTGCACAAAGTGTTTTGCAGCATCATGAGCGCTGGGACGGGCAGGGATATCCGAACGGACTTTCCGGACAAGCAATTGATTTAGGCGCAAGAATTATTGCCGTAGCGGATGCGTATGTTGCCATGCTCATGCCAAGAGCGTACCGCTCAGCGATGAGCGGTTATCAAGCCATGAAAAACCTTCTTGCTGACAACGCTCGCCGTTTTGACCCTGAAGTCATTAAAGCAATGATTCAAGTGATAGGAATTTATCCGATCGGCTCTCTTGTGATAATGAATACCGGAGCTCTTGCGCGTATTATTGCCGCATCTGCAACCACGCCGCTTAAACCTACCATCCGAATTCTAATTGATGAAGAAGGTAAAACTTTTTTAAGCGAAAATGGACAGATTATCGATTTAGCTGCTAACAAAGCATTATTCATTGTAAAACCGGTAAATATTTATACCCATGCAAAAAACGCATAA
- a CDS encoding EscU/YscU/HrcU family type III secretion system export apparatus switch protein, translating to MTKKKTPCSAALSYTLGSSAPIIVAKGKGQIAEKILEIADKHSVPIIQDTILAEILSEQQIGACIPDETYQAVAAIFAFLAKQSSSYAKENFLAGLYKKTEYHH from the coding sequence ATGACTAAGAAGAAAACACCCTGTTCCGCCGCGTTATCCTATACGCTCGGGTCTTCGGCACCGATAATTGTTGCCAAAGGAAAGGGTCAGATTGCTGAAAAAATCCTGGAAATTGCAGATAAGCATTCCGTTCCTATAATACAAGATACTATTTTAGCAGAAATTCTTTCAGAACAGCAGATAGGTGCTTGCATTCCCGATGAAACATATCAGGCGGTGGCGGCAATTTTTGCTTTTCTGGCAAAACAAAGTTCTTCATATGCAAAAGAAAACTTTCTAGCGGGACTTTATAAAAAAACTGAATATCATCACTAG
- the rplS gene encoding 50S ribosomal protein L19, whose product MSVDLIRQIEEKQKKEVSNFKVGDTVKVHFKIIEGKTERIQVYEGLVLCFKNAGLGRTFTVRKNSYGVGVERVFPLYSPRVEKVEVVRPGKVRRAKLYYIRDKVGKSAKIKTLVTKKH is encoded by the coding sequence ATGAGTGTTGATCTTATTAGACAAATTGAAGAAAAGCAAAAAAAAGAAGTGAGCAATTTTAAAGTTGGAGATACCGTAAAGGTTCACTTTAAAATTATAGAAGGGAAAACCGAGCGAATCCAGGTGTATGAAGGATTAGTTCTTTGCTTTAAAAATGCAGGCTTGGGAAGAACTTTTACCGTACGTAAAAATTCTTATGGCGTAGGCGTTGAGCGTGTTTTTCCGCTTTACTCTCCGCGAGTAGAAAAGGTTGAGGTTGTTCGCCCCGGAAAGGTGCGAAGGGCAAAACTCTACTATATTCGTGATAAGGTCGGCAAGAGCGCAAAAATTAAAACTCTTGTTACCAAAAAACACTAA
- the trmD gene encoding tRNA (guanosine(37)-N1)-methyltransferase TrmD: MRFDVLTLFPQIPQAFFDSSIMAKAVQKGIISYTLVNIRDFAHDKHKTCDDIPYGGGAGMLMLAEPLALALDSVQAKEKRVLYLSPSGKKFSQKTAEQLSKEESLVLICGRYEGIDQRIIDEYVDDEVCIGDYVMSSGELAALVVIDTIYRLIDGVISGESLEEESFTDGLLEYPQYTRPRVFRNREVPAVLLSGHHANIRRWRLEKRIEKTLKNRPDLLQVLQESGTMSQEAQIILKELIK, translated from the coding sequence ATGAGATTCGATGTGCTGACCTTATTTCCTCAAATACCGCAAGCCTTTTTTGACTCTTCGATAATGGCAAAAGCGGTGCAAAAGGGAATCATCAGCTATACGCTTGTAAACATTAGAGATTTTGCGCATGATAAACATAAGACCTGCGATGATATACCCTATGGAGGCGGCGCCGGTATGTTGATGCTTGCGGAACCCTTAGCGCTTGCGTTGGATTCTGTGCAGGCAAAAGAAAAACGCGTGCTGTACCTTTCTCCTTCGGGGAAGAAATTTTCGCAAAAGACGGCAGAGCAGTTAAGCAAAGAAGAGTCTTTGGTGCTTATCTGCGGCAGATACGAGGGCATTGACCAGCGAATTATCGACGAATACGTTGATGATGAGGTTTGCATCGGTGATTATGTGATGTCTTCCGGAGAGCTTGCCGCTCTTGTGGTAATCGATACTATCTACCGCTTAATTGACGGCGTTATTTCAGGAGAATCGTTGGAAGAAGAAAGTTTTACCGACGGGCTTTTGGAGTATCCGCAATATACAAGACCGAGAGTATTTAGGAACCGAGAGGTTCCCGCAGTGCTTCTTTCAGGGCATCATGCAAATATTCGCCGCTGGCGATTAGAAAAACGCATAGAAAAAACTCTGAAAAACAGACCGGATTTACTACAAGTATTACAAGAGTCCGGTACAATGTCGCAAGAAGCGCAAATTATTTTGAAGGAGCTTATAAAATGA
- the rimM gene encoding ribosome maturation factor RimM (Essential for efficient processing of 16S rRNA), with the protein MDLLVTAKIFGTFGVEGFVKISSFSGEYEHLLNLAEIRLRLPKSKTGKETQELLYTIEEIELRYTDALLKLEGIDSVEAAKKLVGSELLVPRDMACPLYEGEFYITDLCNSILVYQETPVGTITSVAEGGGGYVLEISEAETGLVKYVPFIKQFIGKVDIAQKRVELMHRWILE; encoded by the coding sequence ATGGATTTATTAGTAACGGCAAAAATCTTCGGCACTTTCGGCGTTGAGGGTTTTGTTAAAATAAGCAGCTTTTCGGGGGAGTATGAACACCTGCTCAACCTTGCTGAAATCAGACTTCGGTTACCGAAAAGTAAAACGGGGAAAGAAACACAGGAACTTCTCTATACAATAGAAGAAATAGAGCTGCGTTATACCGATGCCCTCCTTAAACTGGAAGGCATCGATAGTGTTGAGGCGGCAAAGAAGCTGGTAGGCTCTGAGTTGCTTGTTCCCCGAGATATGGCCTGCCCTTTATATGAGGGTGAGTTTTATATCACTGATCTTTGTAATTCTATTCTTGTATATCAGGAAACTCCTGTAGGAACAATTACAAGTGTGGCAGAAGGCGGAGGCGGCTATGTTTTAGAAATCTCCGAGGCTGAAACCGGTCTTGTAAAATATGTACCTTTCATAAAACAATTTATCGGGAAGGTAGATATTGCACAAAAACGGGTTGAGCTTATGCACCGCTGGATTCTTGAATGA
- a CDS encoding KH domain-containing protein, giving the protein MDKDLVEYIAKSLVDDPSAVQVTRTEEENLVVLQLRVAENDVGKVIGKNGRIVKALRTLLSASAGNARTRYSLEILD; this is encoded by the coding sequence ATGGATAAGGATCTTGTTGAGTATATTGCAAAATCATTAGTTGACGACCCTTCGGCGGTTCAAGTAACCAGAACTGAAGAAGAGAATCTTGTGGTGCTTCAGCTTCGCGTTGCAGAAAATGATGTCGGCAAGGTAATCGGTAAAAACGGTAGAATCGTAAAAGCACTAAGAACTCTTTTATCGGCTTCGGCAGGAAATGCGCGGACTCGATATTCGTTGGAAATCCTTGATTAA
- the rpsP gene encoding 30S ribosomal protein S16 — protein sequence MSVKIRLKKFGSKKRPFYRIVVQDSREPRDGKTIEELGIYHPIAAEDKQIAFDSEKVRSWLDKGAEPTDTVRRLLNKKQFTL from the coding sequence GTGAGCGTTAAAATCAGATTAAAAAAATTCGGAAGTAAAAAACGCCCCTTCTATCGAATTGTTGTGCAGGATTCACGAGAACCGCGTGACGGCAAAACGATTGAAGAGCTTGGAATTTATCATCCGATAGCAGCCGAAGACAAACAGATTGCGTTTGATTCGGAAAAGGTGAGAAGCTGGCTTGATAAAGGAGCAGAACCCACCGATACCGTTCGCCGTTTGCTGAATAAAAAGCAATTTACTTTATAA
- a CDS encoding alpha-L-fucosidase yields the protein MEEPIMEKGVHAYSEEDRYVVPKSAAVRKHLEFFTGLKFGLMMHWAPGCQIATYESWPLCDDADDWSREDVIWTDDMEEFKHHYWNANKTFNPIKFRPDHWADFAKRAGFKYLLFTTKHHDGFCMFDTQQTDYKITASDCPFSSNKRANIVQEVFNAFRAEGLAISAYFSKPDWHSEYFWAPEMGKAETRNANYDIPSHPELWNKFVDFTHQQLREICSLYGHIDVLWLDGGQISPRIHNQDIRLGEIVEEIRNTTQPHLIVCDRTVGGEYENIITPEQSIPSHYIGCPWEACITAGDYFSFHYEDNFKSPHAIVRLLIEVVSKGGNLALNIPPQPDGQLPAKAMRNLLRVGEWLHIHGQAIYNTRGYPIAQEQKIFITEGSENVFVFYCYDENTPRLPRRVNIKLKDERAVQKITCLRSGAAVSFIQNGKILVIHTIELDPLGANYADCLKLCF from the coding sequence ATGGAAGAACCTATTATGGAAAAAGGCGTACACGCGTATTCCGAGGAAGATCGCTATGTGGTGCCGAAATCGGCGGCGGTGCGAAAACATCTTGAGTTTTTTACCGGATTAAAATTCGGGCTTATGATGCACTGGGCGCCGGGCTGTCAAATTGCAACATACGAGTCATGGCCTTTATGCGATGATGCCGACGACTGGAGCAGAGAAGATGTAATTTGGACTGACGATATGGAAGAGTTTAAGCACCACTATTGGAATGCAAACAAAACGTTTAATCCCATTAAGTTTCGCCCCGATCACTGGGCGGATTTTGCAAAACGGGCGGGCTTTAAATACCTGCTGTTTACCACAAAGCATCACGACGGGTTTTGCATGTTTGACACACAGCAAACCGATTATAAAATTACCGCAAGCGATTGTCCCTTTTCTTCAAATAAGCGGGCAAATATTGTGCAAGAGGTGTTCAATGCGTTTCGGGCGGAAGGTTTAGCAATATCCGCTTATTTTTCTAAGCCGGATTGGCACAGCGAATACTTTTGGGCGCCGGAAATGGGAAAAGCCGAAACAAGGAACGCAAACTATGACATACCTTCTCATCCTGAGCTTTGGAATAAATTTGTAGACTTTACGCATCAGCAGCTTCGAGAGATTTGCAGCCTTTACGGACACATAGATGTACTGTGGCTTGACGGCGGGCAGATTTCTCCGCGTATTCATAATCAGGATATCCGCTTAGGGGAAATTGTCGAAGAAATACGCAATACAACGCAGCCGCATTTGATTGTTTGCGACCGCACTGTCGGCGGCGAATACGAAAATATTATCACGCCCGAGCAAAGCATTCCTTCGCATTATATCGGCTGCCCCTGGGAAGCATGCATCACCGCAGGCGATTATTTTTCATTTCATTATGAGGATAATTTTAAGTCCCCCCATGCGATTGTGCGGCTTTTAATTGAGGTGGTATCAAAGGGAGGAAACCTTGCGTTAAATATTCCGCCGCAGCCCGACGGACAGCTGCCCGCAAAAGCCATGCGAAATTTATTACGGGTGGGAGAGTGGCTGCACATACACGGGCAGGCAATTTACAATACACGCGGCTATCCGATTGCGCAAGAACAAAAAATCTTTATCACCGAAGGCAGTGAAAATGTTTTTGTTTTTTATTGCTATGATGAAAATACGCCCCGTCTGCCGCGCCGCGTGAATATTAAACTCAAAGATGAGCGGGCGGTGCAAAAGATTACCTGCTTACGCAGCGGAGCGGCTGTGTCATTTATACAGAATGGAAAAATACTTGTTATTCACACGATTGAGCTTGATCCGCTCGGTGCAAATTACGCGGATTGTCTGAAGCTGTGTTTTTAA
- the flcA gene encoding periplasmic flagellar collar protein FlcA, translated as MPSLQELKEFRDELKHIGNEPEVTADWGDLYDELPPPSEAPVPDVNVDDLLDSIGIDTDALLAAEQSAQSRNEDKKPEKEKRNLEAELVDIDLDDIGKDPAPVNPPSETGDALPEMDLTSDFFDSSDSDWKTHEIPETDVSLDVLDAPEEKTEIKELPEEPLSIPQSNFSDAADFDDLLSSLDLDEPMQDQNTEKEESFSDVPESLLAGLQDDLNTAKTESEDASLPEFDLGDFDFNSPEIDDLDIDKIGEAEALDLQEIEDAPLESADHNAFDIPASAFDEIPSSTDEKDSDTFPEDFLDLSLPAESDDGFSDNAFNLEDSLTLQPESGLKDDFTPDISALNAPPEENVDIESFTAPPEIDVENFTAQDQNQTDEHTGFAVEDNALDTSIEDINEGAFELPESFQSFAQESKLHDFRPLSHDDEEIDENAALSNDDYLYFLHRLESFPLNVRLIIQDYLANVPDSDAAKMNLIRMIVDDTSLKKVAAHLETILEKSVNIPKGFERKTAEEYEREKRTFSYRLKHRILPIATMSFLALLFAFCISVLSWQFIYKPIHSEILYKTGYTALESANYQAAISKFDEAGTYWKKRRWYFSFARGFRDKKQYLNAEKIYLRLLYDFKQDKEGGIEYAEMLSKDLRNYEKAETVLRRQVLDYHINDSDALIALGNLFLDWGDEDSSKYQEAEKIYQSLISMYGTKDPYLSGLMRYYIRTDNLAKVLPIQEILTDKNSMLVSDLIELGGYLLEKRYEPKPSDSEKLRAKIEDLRKLLDKALQAAPAEPEAYYNLGRFYIYNYKPAKAKDFLSEAIRLYQKSAHLTAGKTIKKINAMRLLGELLCDDKEYLDAHDLYAQALTEYQEYTAIRALPPHRIIGLLYSNYADIDYFISGNFDSALENYRSAVKELNNTPSIQYRIGFLEYKRDNYPAAIQAMSLAYAEKPDDKNLLYGFGTVLFKRGNYFAAQGYYNHLMELLDIERLRKGIMFPYTNKEDAAFIDEYMRTSNNFGVVLNRLAETNGDSQKNARAMALFAESSRAWDALTRNPDTMIRSKSASLAYLNIQNMVNSLSAYEPEVYADIPMTLQYEKVLQQKEDR; from the coding sequence ATGCCGAGTTTACAAGAACTGAAAGAATTTAGAGACGAACTCAAACACATCGGCAACGAGCCGGAAGTTACAGCGGATTGGGGAGATTTATACGATGAGCTCCCTCCGCCAAGTGAGGCGCCCGTACCGGATGTAAACGTTGACGATTTATTGGATTCTATCGGGATTGATACGGATGCTTTGCTGGCAGCCGAGCAATCCGCTCAGTCGCGGAATGAAGATAAAAAACCGGAAAAAGAAAAAAGGAATTTGGAAGCTGAGCTTGTCGATATTGATCTTGATGATATCGGTAAGGATCCCGCTCCTGTCAATCCGCCAAGCGAAACAGGTGATGCGTTGCCTGAGATGGACTTAACCTCTGATTTTTTTGATTCTTCGGATTCTGACTGGAAAACACACGAAATTCCTGAAACGGATGTATCTTTAGACGTTCTTGACGCTCCGGAAGAAAAAACGGAAATAAAAGAACTGCCGGAAGAGCCCCTGAGCATTCCTCAAAGTAATTTTTCAGATGCTGCAGATTTTGACGACTTGCTTTCATCTTTGGATCTTGATGAACCAATGCAGGATCAGAATACGGAAAAAGAAGAAAGTTTTTCCGATGTTCCGGAATCCTTGCTTGCGGGCTTGCAAGATGACCTTAATACCGCAAAAACAGAATCGGAAGACGCTTCTCTTCCGGAATTTGATTTAGGGGACTTTGATTTTAACTCTCCGGAAATAGACGACTTGGATATTGACAAAATCGGAGAAGCAGAAGCCTTAGATTTACAAGAAATCGAAGATGCCCCGCTTGAGTCTGCCGATCACAACGCATTTGATATACCGGCAAGCGCTTTTGATGAGATACCAAGCAGTACGGACGAAAAGGATTCAGATACATTTCCTGAAGATTTTTTGGACTTAAGTCTTCCCGCAGAAAGCGACGATGGTTTTAGCGACAATGCTTTTAATTTAGAAGATAGTTTGACTCTGCAACCCGAGTCCGGCTTAAAAGATGATTTTACTCCGGATATATCAGCACTGAATGCGCCCCCTGAAGAAAATGTTGATATTGAAAGTTTTACCGCACCGCCTGAAATTGATGTTGAAAATTTTACTGCTCAGGATCAAAACCAAACCGATGAACATACCGGCTTTGCGGTTGAAGACAACGCACTTGATACAAGTATAGAAGACATCAATGAAGGAGCTTTTGAATTACCTGAAAGCTTTCAAAGTTTTGCGCAAGAATCAAAACTGCATGATTTCAGGCCGCTTTCGCACGATGATGAAGAAATCGATGAAAACGCAGCGCTCAGTAATGATGATTACCTATATTTTCTTCACCGTCTGGAATCTTTCCCGCTTAATGTGCGCTTAATCATTCAAGATTATCTTGCAAATGTTCCCGATTCAGATGCAGCCAAGATGAATCTGATAAGAATGATTGTTGATGATACCTCGTTAAAAAAGGTGGCAGCGCATCTCGAAACGATTCTTGAAAAAAGTGTTAACATTCCGAAGGGTTTTGAGCGTAAAACAGCAGAAGAATACGAGCGTGAAAAAAGAACATTTTCGTATCGTTTAAAACATAGAATTTTACCTATTGCCACCATGTCTTTTCTTGCCTTGTTATTTGCATTTTGTATAAGCGTTCTTTCGTGGCAATTTATTTATAAACCTATTCACTCGGAGATTTTATATAAAACAGGATATACCGCACTTGAAAGCGCTAATTATCAGGCTGCTATTTCAAAATTTGATGAAGCGGGTACCTATTGGAAAAAGCGCCGCTGGTATTTCAGTTTTGCGCGCGGTTTTAGAGATAAAAAGCAATATTTAAATGCGGAAAAAATCTACCTTCGCCTCTTATACGATTTTAAACAGGATAAAGAAGGCGGAATAGAGTATGCAGAGATGCTGAGTAAGGATTTACGCAATTACGAAAAGGCTGAAACCGTGTTACGCCGACAGGTGCTTGATTATCATATTAACGATTCCGATGCCTTAATTGCCCTCGGGAACCTTTTCTTAGATTGGGGAGATGAAGATTCTTCAAAGTATCAGGAAGCGGAAAAAATATATCAGTCTCTTATTTCAATGTATGGCACAAAAGATCCTTATCTATCTGGTTTGATGCGTTATTATATCAGAACGGATAATCTTGCAAAGGTTTTACCTATTCAAGAAATACTGACCGACAAAAACTCAATGCTCGTATCGGATTTAATTGAACTTGGCGGTTATTTATTGGAAAAACGTTATGAACCGAAGCCAAGCGATTCTGAAAAATTGCGTGCAAAAATTGAAGATTTGCGTAAACTTTTGGATAAGGCTCTACAAGCTGCGCCCGCCGAGCCTGAAGCCTATTATAATTTAGGCAGGTTTTATATTTACAATTACAAGCCGGCAAAGGCAAAAGACTTTTTATCCGAAGCTATTCGACTTTATCAAAAATCGGCACATTTAACCGCCGGTAAAACAATAAAAAAAATCAATGCGATGCGGCTACTTGGGGAACTGTTATGCGATGACAAAGAATATCTTGATGCACATGACCTGTATGCGCAAGCTTTGACCGAATATCAAGAATATACCGCAATCCGTGCCTTGCCGCCTCACAGGATTATCGGATTGCTATACAGCAACTATGCAGATATCGATTATTTTATTTCGGGAAATTTTGATTCCGCATTGGAAAATTACCGATCCGCAGTAAAAGAATTAAACAATACCCCGTCGATTCAATATCGAATAGGCTTTTTAGAGTATAAACGGGATAACTACCCTGCGGCAATCCAAGCAATGAGTTTAGCCTATGCTGAAAAACCCGATGATAAAAACCTTTTATACGGGTTTGGAACCGTTTTATTTAAGCGGGGAAATTATTTTGCCGCTCAAGGGTATTATAACCATTTAATGGAATTACTGGATATTGAACGGTTACGCAAAGGAATTATGTTTCCGTATACCAATAAAGAGGATGCTGCTTTTATCGATGAGTATATGCGCACAAGCAATAACTTCGGCGTTGTGCTGAACAGACTTGCCGAAACAAACGGCGATTCTCAAAAAAATGCGCGGGCAATGGCTTTGTTTGCGGAATCCTCACGGGCATGGGATGCTTTGACAAGAAATCCCGATACAATGATTCGTTCAAAATCCGCAAGCCTTGCCTATCTAAATATTCAAAATATGGTAAACAGTTTGTCTGCTTATGAGCCGGAAGTATATGCGGATATTCCGATGACTCTTCAGTATGAAAAAGTGCTGCAACAAAAAGAGGATAGATAA